In Sporosarcina sp. PTS2304, a genomic segment contains:
- the aroH gene encoding chorismate mutase: protein MSVRGIRGATTVEKDDAQEILQATEELVLEMAEANQFSPEEIGSVIVSTTVDVKAAFPAKAIRSIEGWTYVPVMCTHEIDVPGSMRKCIRVMMNVNTATPQNEIQHIYRNNAVQLRPDLQK, encoded by the coding sequence ATGAGCGTTCGAGGAATTAGAGGAGCAACAACTGTAGAAAAAGATGATGCGCAGGAAATATTGCAGGCCACAGAAGAACTCGTGTTAGAAATGGCAGAAGCTAATCAATTTTCACCGGAAGAAATCGGCTCCGTCATTGTTTCTACCACTGTAGACGTCAAAGCGGCATTCCCCGCAAAAGCGATCCGTTCGATTGAAGGGTGGACGTACGTACCGGTCATGTGCACACATGAAATCGATGTACCAGGCTCGATGCGTAAATGTATTCGAGTCATGATGAACGTGAACACTGCGACACCACAAAATGAAATTCAACATATTTACCGCAACAATGCAGTGCAGTTACGACCTGATTTGCAAAAATAA
- the hisC gene encoding histidinol-phosphate transaminase — MNWKPILSTMKPYAPGRSIAEVKRTYGLQEVNKLASNENPYGSSPEVAKFLQSRADQFEMYPDVYTSGLRTNLSKHHGVDPEELLISNGSDEMVTIISRALLQPGTNTVMASVTFPQYAHNAKIEGAEIREVAMLDTGDHDLEGFLRVADEKTAIIWVCNPNNPTGNFLPSHVIKDFLDRAPKTALVVLDEAYFEFVTSAEQGNAMQWIHEYDNLLISRTFSKAYGLASFRLGYAVANKDIIAELNKVRNPFNSNTLALGAAEVALADQQFLQECVTKNETERNRYVAYAKENELAIYPSETNFVLIEVPMDADEACEVFLRHGYIVRSGNLLGTPGYVRITIGTEQQNTGLFKAFDEIITNK; from the coding sequence ATGAATTGGAAGCCTATCTTATCCACCATGAAGCCTTACGCACCAGGGCGTTCTATCGCCGAAGTGAAACGTACATACGGTCTTCAAGAAGTAAATAAACTAGCATCAAATGAAAACCCTTATGGATCATCACCGGAAGTTGCAAAGTTTTTACAGTCACGGGCAGACCAATTTGAAATGTACCCGGACGTCTATACTTCGGGGTTACGTACAAATCTCTCAAAGCATCACGGAGTTGATCCTGAGGAATTATTAATTAGTAACGGTTCAGATGAAATGGTGACGATTATATCAAGGGCTCTATTACAACCAGGTACCAATACGGTGATGGCATCTGTAACGTTTCCACAATATGCACATAACGCCAAAATTGAAGGTGCAGAAATACGAGAAGTGGCGATGCTTGATACTGGTGATCATGATTTAGAAGGTTTTCTGCGAGTAGCAGATGAAAAGACTGCCATCATATGGGTTTGTAATCCAAACAACCCGACAGGTAACTTCCTCCCTAGTCACGTAATCAAAGACTTCTTGGATCGGGCGCCAAAAACAGCTCTTGTCGTGTTAGATGAAGCTTATTTTGAATTCGTTACTTCTGCGGAGCAAGGGAACGCGATGCAATGGATTCATGAATATGATAATTTACTCATTTCCCGCACATTCTCAAAAGCTTATGGATTGGCAAGTTTCCGTCTCGGCTATGCTGTCGCAAATAAAGATATTATTGCAGAGTTGAATAAAGTTCGAAATCCGTTCAATAGCAATACATTAGCGCTAGGAGCAGCTGAAGTGGCGCTTGCAGATCAGCAGTTTTTGCAAGAGTGTGTAACAAAAAATGAGACAGAGCGTAATCGTTATGTAGCTTACGCTAAAGAAAATGAACTGGCCATCTATCCTTCTGAAACAAACTTCGTCTTAATAGAAGTACCTATGGATGCGGATGAAGCATGTGAAGTCTTCTTGCGACATGGTTACATCGTTCGAAGTGGAAATTTACTCGGAACACCAGGATATGTCCGTATAACGATTGGAACAGAACAGCAAAACACGGGCTTATTTAAAGCGTTTGATGAAATAATTACTAACAAATAA